DNA sequence from the Cohnella herbarum genome:
ACCGATAAGCAAGAGCGCCAATCCATTACCGCTTTTCATTTGCCTCACCTCTTTTCATTAACTCGTTTACCTTATGACCTTATTGTAAACTTCTCCGCTCTCTTGCATAACGGACTCGCGTATGTTTTTGTTCCTAGACTGTGGTCGAGGGTGTCTACAGCCTTGAGACCTTTTCCTATCAGACCGGCATTCGCGGCTAATGGCAACAATTGTGGGTTTCCACCAGCTTTCCTCCTATGTTAGCGTATTATATGTTATTAAACGGAGGTGCTGAAGCATGAAAAAACAGTTAATCGGTTTTTGCGCATCCGCGCTATTGGTCGGCGGCTTAAGCATGAGCTCCATTCCGGCGGTATCGGCCGCGTCCCCTGCCGTCCCATCGAAACACAAAGGTTCTTCCGCAAGCATAGAGCGGAACGCCGACGGGGATCATAATCAAAATAACGATACGACAAACTCGAATGCCGGCAACTCGAATTCCAACACATATAATGAAGGAACGCAACAATCGCAAGAAACGAACAACGGGATTACGGATAACGGACAAGCTTCTAAAGATATCGAGAAAGTCATTGCCGATGGCATGAAATACGAAGGAACGCCTTACGAGTTCGGCTCCAACCGCAGCACGACGGCAACGTTCGATTGCTCCGACTTCATTCGGTGGATATTTAAGGAAACGCTCGGAATTACCCTTCCGGCCGATTCCCGCCAGCAAGGAGCGTACGTGAAGGAAAACGGAACCGCCCAAACGGATTGGAAAACGTTGAAGCGCGGCGATCTTATGTTCTTCATGACTTATCAAGGTTCATCCGAATCGGACTACAAAGGCGTCGACAAATCCGCTCAACGCATTACTCACGTCGGCATCTACTTGGGGGATGGCAAAATCCTTCATACGTACTCCAACGCAAGCGGCGGCGTGCACGTAGGCGAATTCGCGAATACGCAA
Encoded proteins:
- a CDS encoding C40 family peptidase, producing the protein MKKQLIGFCASALLVGGLSMSSIPAVSAASPAVPSKHKGSSASIERNADGDHNQNNDTTNSNAGNSNSNTYNEGTQQSQETNNGITDNGQASKDIEKVIADGMKYEGTPYEFGSNRSTTATFDCSDFIRWIFKETLGITLPADSRQQGAYVKENGTAQTDWKTLKRGDLMFFMTYQGSSESDYKGVDKSAQRITHVGIYLGDGKILHTYSNASGGVHVGEFANTQWEHRFLFGGSVLPKQ